The segment ATGTAGGTATCGACTCGCTCGAAGATTTGGACTTTCTGAGCATTGGGGAAGTTGTACTTGGATGGATTGCTCATTCTGGAAGTTCTTGTAAGGTACTCAATCTAATTTGAACTGGTAGATTAATCAATATCTATGTTTTCCCAAAGCTGAGAGACAGGTTTAGTGCTGCCAGCTAGGACATTTTGCCAGCCTTGATAAAGTCCTTCTCGTATTTCTTCGATCGAGGTGTCTTCGAGGTCTTCTTCGGGTTCAGCAACGAGGATAATTACGCGAACTCGACAGATTTGAGCAAGATTGAGCGGCTCATCCAGGATGAGTTGTCCGGTCTCAGTAAGAGTTGCAGTGGTTTCGATCGCTTTCATCATTGCGTTTCCTTTGCTTGCAGTAGAATTTGCGTGTAAAGCGCTGAACTGACTCTAAAGGAGGCTTGTTGGATTAGGGCATCTAGGATAGGTTGAACTTTTGGAATCAGTTGACGTTGCTTCGCAATCAATAGAATGCCAAGGATTCCGATGATTGGAATGCCTAGTTTTGCGGCTTCTTGTCTGCCTCTGCGCTCATCCATTAGGAGTTCATCGGCTTGTTGTTCCAATGCAAGCACGATCGCA is part of the Leptolyngbya boryana PCC 6306 genome and harbors:
- a CDS encoding type II toxin-antitoxin system RelN family antitoxin; protein product: MMKAIETTATLTETGQLILDEPLNLAQICRVRVIILVAEPEEDLEDTSIEEIREGLYQGWQNVLAGSTKPVSQLWENIDID
- a CDS encoding DUF3368 domain-containing protein, producing the protein MIIVSDTSAIGNLAIVNHLWLLQSIYGKVLIPDVVAQELSNASRPEIKAVLSLDWIETKAIVDLAMANTLQQDQNLDPGESYAIVLALEQQADELLMDERRGRQEAAKLGIPIIGILGILLIAKQRQLIPKVQPILDALIQQASFRVSSALYTQILLQAKETQ